A genomic stretch from Candidatus Kapaibacterium thiocyanatum includes:
- a CDS encoding 3-methyl-2-oxobutanoate hydroxymethyltransferase — translation MSATPTLRRTVTTRRLIEMKRTGTPIACLTAYDAMTAELFDNAGIDVLLVGDSVGNVVQGHDTTLPVTLEHMIYHTQAVLRGVSRALVVTDMPFMTYQVSPQEAFRNAGRLMKETGCSAVKLEGGARVIEAVRMMTEAGIPVMGHLGLTPQSIHQFGSYKERGTTPEEADQIKRDAVALQEAGAFSIVLEKIPSTLAADITAITDIPTIGIGAGPSCDGQILVWTDMMGMSTEFRPRFVRRYAELHDTIGTAVGRYVADVRGHAFPGPEESYP, via the coding sequence ATGTCTGCAACCCCAACCTTGCGTAGAACGGTCACGACGCGTCGTCTGATCGAAATGAAACGGACCGGGACACCGATCGCCTGTCTCACGGCCTACGACGCCATGACGGCCGAATTATTCGACAATGCCGGTATCGACGTCCTCCTGGTCGGCGATTCCGTGGGCAATGTCGTCCAGGGTCACGACACGACGCTACCCGTGACGCTCGAGCACATGATCTACCATACGCAGGCCGTTCTCCGTGGGGTCTCACGGGCCCTCGTCGTTACCGATATGCCCTTCATGACCTATCAGGTCAGTCCACAGGAAGCCTTCCGCAACGCAGGCCGTCTCATGAAGGAGACGGGATGCAGTGCCGTCAAGCTCGAGGGTGGAGCGCGGGTAATCGAGGCCGTACGTATGATGACGGAGGCCGGGATTCCCGTGATGGGCCATCTGGGGCTGACGCCACAGAGCATCCATCAGTTCGGATCCTACAAGGAACGCGGTACGACACCCGAAGAAGCCGATCAGATCAAGCGCGACGCGGTGGCCCTTCAGGAAGCGGGCGCCTTCTCCATCGTCCTCGAGAAGATTCCCTCCACGCTTGCCGCCGACATCACGGCGATCACGGACATCCCCACGATCGGCATCGGAGCCGGACCCTCGTGCGATGGCCAGATCCTCGTCTGGACGGACATGATGGGCATGAGCACGGAATTCCGCCCGCGCTTCGTCCGCAGGTATGCCGAGCTGCACGACACCATCGGTACGGCCGTCGGACGGTACGTGGCCGACGTTCGGGGACATGCGT
- a CDS encoding glutathione synthase produces the protein MKKVGLLFGMEQSFPPALVAEINSRDAGVAAEFVKIGGVTLDELFQYDVILDRISQDVPYYRAMLKLAALQGVRLVNNPFWWSADDKFFNYAVANKAGIPVPKTALLPSKSHPPDTTSESFRNLIYPLNWEEIFAYVGFPAYLKPFDGGGWKHVYKVHDVEEFFASYGETGDIVMTLQESIDFTEYYRCYCIGNKHVHIMPYEPRNPHHLRYKADFAPTPEMKAMLEDLCIRICNILGYGFNTIEFAVRDGIPYAIDYMNPAPDAERTSIQEENFEWVLSTSASYLIDLAKQGRATPSELKWSQFLNGPDAPRGGQKSRNGK, from the coding sequence ATGAAAAAGGTCGGTCTTCTCTTTGGCATGGAACAATCGTTCCCGCCTGCGCTGGTCGCCGAGATCAACAGCCGCGATGCAGGCGTCGCCGCGGAATTCGTCAAGATCGGTGGCGTGACGCTCGACGAGCTGTTCCAGTACGACGTCATCCTCGACCGCATTTCCCAGGATGTGCCGTACTATCGCGCAATGCTCAAGCTGGCTGCGCTGCAAGGGGTACGGCTGGTGAACAATCCGTTCTGGTGGAGTGCGGACGACAAGTTCTTCAACTATGCCGTGGCCAACAAGGCCGGCATTCCCGTGCCGAAGACGGCCCTGCTGCCCAGCAAGAGCCATCCGCCCGACACGACGTCCGAATCCTTCCGCAACCTCATCTATCCCCTGAACTGGGAAGAGATCTTCGCCTACGTCGGTTTCCCGGCCTACCTCAAGCCGTTCGACGGCGGGGGATGGAAGCATGTCTACAAGGTCCATGACGTCGAAGAGTTCTTCGCCTCCTACGGCGAGACGGGCGATATCGTGATGACGTTGCAGGAATCCATCGACTTCACGGAATACTACCGCTGCTACTGTATCGGTAACAAGCACGTGCACATCATGCCGTACGAGCCGCGTAATCCGCATCATCTCAGATACAAGGCCGATTTCGCGCCAACGCCCGAAATGAAGGCCATGCTGGAAGACCTCTGCATCCGTATCTGCAACATTCTCGGCTACGGATTCAATACGATCGAGTTCGCCGTGCGTGACGGTATCCCGTACGCCATCGACTACATGAATCCGGCTCCCGATGCGGAGCGAACCTCCATCCAGGAGGAGAACTTCGAATGGGTGCTGTCGACGTCGGCGAGCTATCTCATCGATCTTGCGAAACAAGGGCGAGCAACACCGTCGGAACTCAAATGGAGCCAGTTTCTAAACGGACCGGACGCACCAAGGGGTGGTCAGAAATCAAGGAACGGAAAATAG
- a CDS encoding histidine ammonia-lyase, producing MLYLDGQSLALEAFVTAVKSSDSTIALTSDSRLRVEASRDAVERWIAEGRVVYGMTTGFGEFANVFIPADQVEALQENLIISHSAGMGPLLPSDIVRGMMILRINALAKGYSGIRPSTLDALIAMFNAGIVPAIPGQGSVGSSGDLAPLAHLALALIGRGEVLVRNDDGSWRMDEREPSDVALRRHGIEPVRLAAKEGLALINGTQMMCAYGALSLHRARQLMAVADIAGALSADALRGTDNAFDARLHAVRPHPGQRTTARNLRELMHGSAIRESHREHDNRVQDAYSIRCMPQVHGATRDTIDHVASVIEREMNSATDNPLIFADEDRHLEGGNFHGQPLALVLDFLAIAIAELANISERRTERLVNHSLGGLPRFLTPNGGLHSGMMIAQYTAAAMVSENKVLAHPASVDSIPTSANQEDHNSMGSIAARKLWSVVANVECVLSIELLCAAQGVDLLRPLTSSERLERVIARIREHVPFADEDRVLYHDMEKVRRLVADGTVCDAAGLHE from the coding sequence ATGCTGTACCTAGATGGACAATCGCTGGCCCTCGAGGCCTTCGTGACGGCCGTGAAGTCGTCCGATTCAACGATCGCTCTCACTTCCGATTCGCGCCTCCGCGTCGAAGCATCACGCGATGCGGTCGAACGCTGGATCGCCGAAGGCCGTGTCGTCTATGGGATGACGACGGGATTCGGAGAATTCGCGAACGTCTTCATTCCTGCCGATCAGGTGGAAGCGCTGCAGGAGAATCTCATCATTTCGCACAGTGCGGGCATGGGGCCGCTGCTGCCGTCCGACATCGTTCGCGGCATGATGATCCTGCGCATCAACGCCCTCGCCAAGGGATATTCCGGCATCAGGCCTTCCACGCTCGACGCCCTCATCGCCATGTTCAATGCGGGTATCGTTCCTGCCATTCCGGGTCAGGGATCCGTAGGGTCGAGCGGCGACCTCGCCCCGCTCGCCCATCTGGCGCTGGCACTGATCGGACGTGGCGAGGTACTCGTCCGTAACGACGACGGATCGTGGAGAATGGACGAGCGTGAGCCGAGCGACGTCGCCTTGCGACGTCACGGTATCGAACCCGTCCGCCTCGCGGCCAAGGAAGGACTCGCCCTGATCAACGGTACGCAGATGATGTGCGCCTATGGCGCGCTGTCGCTCCATCGTGCCCGCCAGCTCATGGCCGTGGCCGATATCGCCGGAGCCCTGAGTGCCGATGCCCTGCGGGGAACGGACAATGCCTTCGATGCGCGACTCCATGCGGTACGACCGCATCCCGGACAACGTACAACTGCGCGGAACCTGCGCGAATTGATGCACGGCAGTGCCATCCGCGAATCGCATCGCGAGCACGACAACCGCGTGCAGGACGCTTATTCGATACGATGCATGCCGCAGGTGCATGGAGCCACCCGCGATACCATCGACCATGTCGCCTCCGTCATCGAACGGGAAATGAACAGCGCTACGGACAATCCGCTCATCTTCGCCGACGAAGACCGTCATCTCGAAGGTGGCAACTTCCACGGTCAGCCACTGGCCCTCGTGCTCGACTTCCTGGCCATCGCCATCGCGGAACTCGCCAACATCTCCGAGCGGCGTACCGAGCGTCTCGTCAACCATTCCCTCGGTGGACTGCCGAGATTCCTCACGCCCAACGGTGGCCTGCATTCCGGGATGATGATCGCACAGTACACGGCCGCTGCCATGGTCAGCGAGAACAAGGTGCTGGCCCATCCTGCGAGTGTGGACAGCATTCCGACGAGCGCCAATCAGGAAGATCATAACTCCATGGGCAGTATCGCGGCGCGCAAGCTGTGGAGCGTCGTCGCCAATGTCGAATGCGTCCTCTCGATCGAACTGCTGTGTGCCGCTCAGGGCGTCGATCTGCTGCGCCCGCTCACATCGAGCGAACGACTCGAACGTGTGATCGCACGCATTCGTGAGCACGTACCATTCGCCGACGAAGACCGTGTGCTCTATCATGACATGGAGAAGGTCCGCCGACTGGTTGCCGATGGAACGGTGTGCGATGCTGCAGGACTGCACGAATGA
- a CDS encoding carbonate dehydratase — protein sequence MTGDAWHARTSEDVCMAFDVSVDAGLSDHDVERRRREHGVNELPRQRKQSAFARFLQQFRNPLVYILLISGLVTIILGGITDASVILGVVLVNALIGFIQEGKAVEALEALAGSVGTDARVIRSGRKQQVAVVDLVPGDVVVLESGDRVPADMRLVNARDLAIAEAALTGESVPVEKRTGPLDAATVLADRINMAYASTVVTYGSAVGIVTSTGANTEVGAISTLLADTVILATPLTKAIERFSNYLLVGIIILAALTFGAGLLRGEPFLEMVLAAVALAVGAIPEGLPAAVTIILAIGVARMAKRRAIIRRLAAVETLGSTTVICSDKTGTLTQNQMTVVTIMTDAVVYDVTGTGYAPDGRVVRNGEAVDVAADAALDDCLHVALLCGTAVVENREGRWDAIGDPTEAALVVLAMKAGMQRDAEERDHPLVDTIPFSSEDQFMATLHRQGETMRIHLKGSVEAVLSRSVERRTGDGRSHAFDHDAVLAQAADISAQGLRVLALAVKDVDASHGALEREDVANGMIFCGLVAMVDPPREEVKEAIRECQRAGITVKMITGDHAATASTIAMQLGLSGAEKDGRLVARTGAELSAMDGESFARSANDVAVFARATPEQKLRIVEALQGKGHVVSMTGDGVNDAPALRAANIGVAMGRTGTDVAKDAADMVLTDDNFTTIVAAVEEGRTVFDNLLKFIVWTIPTNIGEGLVIVAAIALGMELPILPVQILWINMTTAIILGLPLAFEPRQPDVMDRPPRDASKPILSKDLLLRTIFVGTLLLCFSFSLFLWELDRGESIDTARTAAANGFVIMEIFYLFACRTLVLPVRTVGFFSNGWVWGGVALTIILQLAFTYLPFMNMAFKTVPLALDVWVGAVASGIVVLLLVTIEKALRRRIRG from the coding sequence ATGACGGGCGACGCTTGGCATGCACGTACGTCGGAAGATGTCTGCATGGCATTCGACGTTTCCGTCGATGCAGGTCTGTCGGATCACGACGTCGAGCGACGTCGTCGCGAACACGGTGTCAATGAGTTGCCCAGGCAGCGCAAACAGAGCGCCTTTGCGCGTTTCCTGCAGCAGTTCCGGAATCCTCTCGTCTATATCCTGCTGATCTCGGGACTCGTCACGATCATCCTCGGTGGTATCACCGATGCGAGCGTCATTCTCGGAGTCGTCCTCGTCAATGCACTCATCGGCTTCATCCAGGAAGGGAAGGCCGTCGAGGCGCTCGAGGCTCTCGCCGGAAGCGTCGGAACCGATGCCCGCGTGATACGGAGCGGGCGCAAGCAGCAGGTCGCCGTCGTCGATCTCGTGCCGGGTGACGTCGTCGTTCTCGAGAGCGGCGATCGCGTACCCGCCGATATGCGGTTGGTCAATGCACGTGATCTCGCCATCGCCGAGGCTGCATTGACCGGTGAGTCCGTCCCCGTCGAAAAGCGCACTGGTCCACTCGATGCCGCGACCGTCCTTGCCGATCGTATCAACATGGCCTATGCGTCCACGGTCGTGACGTACGGTAGTGCCGTCGGCATCGTGACGTCGACCGGTGCGAATACGGAAGTAGGCGCCATCTCCACGCTGCTGGCCGATACGGTCATTCTTGCGACGCCGTTGACGAAAGCGATCGAACGATTCAGCAACTACCTCCTTGTCGGAATCATCATCCTTGCGGCGCTGACCTTCGGAGCAGGCTTGCTCCGTGGCGAGCCCTTCCTCGAAATGGTGCTCGCTGCCGTGGCCCTTGCCGTAGGGGCGATCCCGGAAGGACTACCGGCAGCAGTGACGATCATTCTCGCCATCGGTGTGGCGCGCATGGCGAAGCGCCGTGCCATCATCCGTCGTCTGGCCGCGGTGGAGACGCTCGGCAGTACGACGGTCATCTGCAGCGACAAGACCGGCACGCTTACGCAGAACCAGATGACGGTGGTGACCATCATGACGGATGCCGTGGTCTACGATGTCACGGGTACGGGCTATGCGCCCGACGGTCGCGTCGTGCGTAACGGTGAAGCCGTGGACGTCGCCGCGGATGCGGCATTGGACGACTGTCTGCACGTGGCCTTGCTCTGCGGCACGGCCGTCGTCGAGAACCGTGAAGGACGCTGGGATGCCATCGGCGATCCCACCGAAGCCGCTCTCGTGGTTCTGGCGATGAAGGCCGGTATGCAACGTGATGCCGAAGAACGCGATCATCCGCTCGTCGATACCATTCCGTTCTCGAGCGAAGATCAGTTCATGGCGACGCTACATCGTCAAGGCGAGACGATGCGCATCCATCTCAAGGGTTCCGTCGAAGCGGTGCTGTCGCGGTCGGTCGAGCGGCGCACGGGCGATGGCCGATCCCATGCCTTCGATCATGATGCGGTACTGGCACAGGCTGCCGACATCAGCGCGCAGGGATTGCGCGTGCTGGCTCTCGCCGTGAAGGATGTCGATGCATCGCACGGCGCTCTCGAGCGGGAGGACGTCGCCAACGGCATGATCTTCTGCGGCCTCGTTGCAATGGTCGATCCGCCGCGCGAGGAAGTCAAGGAGGCGATCCGGGAATGTCAGCGTGCCGGGATCACCGTGAAGATGATCACCGGAGATCATGCCGCCACTGCATCGACCATCGCCATGCAGCTCGGATTGTCGGGTGCAGAGAAAGACGGACGACTCGTAGCCCGCACGGGCGCGGAGCTTTCGGCGATGGACGGAGAGAGTTTCGCCCGGTCCGCCAACGACGTCGCCGTCTTCGCACGGGCCACGCCCGAACAGAAACTCAGGATCGTCGAAGCGCTCCAGGGTAAAGGTCACGTCGTTTCGATGACCGGTGACGGAGTCAACGATGCGCCCGCACTGCGTGCGGCGAATATCGGCGTGGCGATGGGGCGGACCGGAACGGACGTCGCGAAAGACGCTGCCGATATGGTATTGACCGACGACAACTTCACGACGATCGTCGCAGCCGTCGAGGAAGGTCGGACGGTCTTCGACAACCTGCTGAAGTTCATCGTGTGGACGATACCGACGAATATCGGCGAAGGCCTCGTCATCGTCGCGGCCATTGCCCTCGGTATGGAGCTTCCGATCCTGCCTGTACAGATCCTGTGGATCAACATGACGACGGCCATCATTCTCGGCCTGCCGCTCGCCTTCGAGCCGCGTCAGCCCGACGTCATGGACAGGCCGCCTCGCGATGCGTCGAAGCCGATCCTCTCGAAGGATCTGCTATTGCGTACGATATTCGTGGGAACGCTGCTCCTGTGTTTCTCGTTCTCGCTCTTCCTGTGGGAACTCGATCGGGGCGAAAGCATCGATACCGCACGAACGGCCGCAGCCAACGGCTTCGTCATCATGGAAATATTCTATCTCTTCGCCTGTCGTACGCTCGTGCTGCCGGTGCGGACGGTAGGATTCTTCAGCAACGGTTGGGTATGGGGCGGTGTTGCGCTCACCATCATCCTGCAACTCGCCTTCACGTATCTACCCTTCATGAACATGGCGTTCAAGACAGTGCCGCTCGCACTCGACGTCTGGGTAGGCGCCGTCGCAAGCGGCATCGTCGTTCTCTTGCTCGTGACCATCGAAAAGGCTCTCCGCAGGAGGATCCGCGGCTGA
- a CDS encoding 4-carboxymuconolactone decarboxylase: MSTYYNPADLAKFGAIGEFQEDLAKKFFDYYGSVFAEGALTQREKSLIALAVAHAVQCPYCIDAYTTDSLEKGATEQQMMEAVHVTAAIRGGASLVHSVQMMNKAKEVLM; this comes from the coding sequence ATGAGCACGTATTACAACCCCGCAGATCTCGCGAAGTTCGGTGCGATCGGTGAGTTCCAGGAAGACCTTGCGAAGAAGTTCTTCGACTATTACGGCAGTGTCTTCGCCGAAGGCGCACTGACGCAGCGCGAGAAGTCCCTGATCGCTCTTGCCGTGGCGCATGCGGTGCAGTGTCCGTACTGCATCGACGCCTATACGACGGACTCGCTCGAGAAGGGCGCCACGGAGCAGCAGATGATGGAAGCCGTTCATGTCACGGCCGCCATTCGTGGTGGTGCATCGCTCGTCCACAGCGTGCAGATGATGAACAAGGCCAAAGAAGTCCTGATGTGA
- a CDS encoding radical SAM protein has translation MASITKSLKFRGSELASTALQLRVLNGAGGDMPPLAPFGDKLRTAGLYPLRPVPTEIFQVNVGKMCNQVCRHCHVDAGPDRKEIMTRDTMQACLDALASTGIRTVDITGGAPEMNPDFRWFVEEIRKLGRTVMVRCNLTIIVSNPKYHDLPEFYREHRVHVVSSLPFYDARNTDRQRGDGVHDDSMRALKMLNAVGYGMEGSGLVLDLVYNPVGALLPGPQQALEADFKRELMKRHGVVFNDLHCITNMPISRFLEFLIESGNYAAYMEKLVNAFNPAAAANVMCRNTLSIGWDGTIYDCDFNQQLDLPVASSSSIHDFDMAKLEARAVVLGQHCYGCTAGAGSSCGGQLT, from the coding sequence ATGGCATCAATAACGAAATCGTTGAAGTTCAGGGGCAGTGAGCTCGCGAGCACTGCCCTGCAGCTTCGTGTGCTGAACGGTGCGGGTGGCGATATGCCGCCACTCGCACCGTTCGGGGACAAGCTGCGCACGGCGGGCCTGTATCCGCTCAGGCCGGTACCGACGGAGATATTCCAGGTGAACGTGGGCAAGATGTGCAATCAGGTCTGTCGGCATTGCCACGTCGATGCCGGACCCGACCGCAAGGAGATCATGACCCGCGATACGATGCAGGCCTGTCTCGACGCACTTGCATCGACGGGCATACGGACGGTGGATATCACCGGCGGTGCACCCGAGATGAATCCGGACTTCCGCTGGTTCGTGGAAGAGATCCGCAAGCTCGGCAGGACCGTCATGGTGCGATGCAATCTGACGATCATCGTATCGAATCCGAAGTATCACGATTTGCCGGAATTCTATCGTGAGCATCGGGTGCACGTCGTATCGTCGTTGCCGTTCTACGATGCACGGAATACCGATCGTCAGCGCGGTGATGGGGTCCATGACGATTCCATGCGTGCCCTCAAGATGCTCAACGCCGTCGGGTATGGCATGGAGGGAAGCGGGCTCGTGCTGGACCTCGTCTACAATCCGGTCGGTGCCCTTCTGCCCGGACCGCAACAGGCGCTGGAGGCCGATTTCAAGCGTGAACTGATGAAGCGGCATGGAGTGGTATTCAACGATCTCCACTGCATCACGAACATGCCCATCTCGCGCTTCCTCGAATTCCTGATCGAGAGCGGCAACTATGCGGCATACATGGAGAAGCTCGTGAATGCCTTCAATCCTGCCGCGGCGGCGAACGTCATGTGCAGGAATACGCTGAGCATAGGCTGGGACGGTACGATCTACGACTGCGATTTCAATCAGCAGCTCGATCTGCCCGTAGCATCGTCATCGTCGATTCACGACTTCGATATGGCGAAGCTCGAAGCCCGCGCCGTCGTTCTCGGACAGCATTGCTATGGTTGTACGGCAGGGGCGGGGAGCTCATGCGGCGGTCAACTCACATGA
- a CDS encoding 4Fe-4S ferredoxin yields the protein MTMLTLDVPKEIGSANRLMPIERAGIVLVCAAVLMFIVGAGGMFDGHPMLHMLLTLGIGTIGGLMAVLPGFADGPAGIRNNGIMWSPAKRRGAIAWALGVLFTVFYVLLYWYPSTLSHIVVAADPLSMLLRGRAADHWFFYGTLYTLAIVVMGIRMLAKYRHSRYHVIRTLSVMAAQLVAAYLIPAMLIRMESKEFYFSYFWPLKYEYLFPDTIDTLLGSSDGLLMFMGFWSLVMTFVATPILTWFYGKRWYCSWICGCGGLAETAGDPFRHNSDKSLAAWKVERWMVHGVLLFVVVTTIVVWLNSVLGGAMLGSWSSGIGRAYGFYIGALFSGVIGVGFYPILGSRVWCRFGCPMAAVLGILQRFASRFRITTNGGQCISCGNCSTYCEMGIDVRSYAQRGEDIRRASCVGCGVCATVCPRGVLKLENR from the coding sequence ATGACGATGCTGACGCTCGACGTACCGAAGGAGATCGGATCGGCCAACCGGCTGATGCCGATCGAGCGTGCGGGAATCGTTCTCGTATGTGCTGCCGTGCTCATGTTCATCGTTGGCGCAGGCGGAATGTTCGACGGACATCCGATGCTCCATATGCTGCTCACGCTCGGCATCGGAACCATCGGAGGATTGATGGCCGTTCTGCCGGGCTTCGCCGATGGACCGGCCGGTATACGGAACAACGGTATCATGTGGTCGCCGGCCAAACGCCGTGGAGCCATCGCATGGGCTCTGGGTGTGCTCTTCACGGTATTCTACGTTCTTCTCTACTGGTATCCTTCGACGCTGTCGCACATCGTTGTTGCTGCCGACCCACTCAGCATGCTGTTACGCGGCAGGGCGGCGGATCACTGGTTCTTCTACGGAACGCTGTATACGCTGGCGATCGTCGTCATGGGCATCAGGATGCTGGCGAAGTACCGTCACAGTCGATATCACGTCATCCGTACGCTCAGCGTCATGGCCGCACAGCTCGTGGCGGCCTATCTCATTCCTGCCATGCTTATCCGGATGGAGTCGAAGGAATTCTACTTCAGCTACTTCTGGCCATTGAAGTACGAATACCTGTTCCCGGATACGATCGATACGCTGCTCGGATCGTCGGACGGCCTGCTCATGTTCATGGGATTCTGGTCATTGGTCATGACGTTCGTCGCGACGCCGATCCTGACGTGGTTCTACGGCAAACGCTGGTACTGTTCGTGGATCTGCGGATGCGGTGGTCTGGCGGAAACCGCGGGCGATCCCTTCCGGCACAATTCGGACAAATCATTGGCGGCATGGAAGGTCGAACGCTGGATGGTCCATGGTGTTCTCCTTTTCGTCGTGGTGACGACGATCGTGGTATGGCTCAATTCCGTTCTCGGTGGGGCCATGCTCGGCTCATGGTCTTCGGGTATCGGTCGTGCGTATGGATTCTATATCGGCGCGCTGTTCAGTGGCGTGATCGGCGTAGGATTCTATCCCATTCTCGGGTCGCGGGTCTGGTGCCGGTTCGGCTGTCCGATGGCGGCGGTGCTCGGAATCCTGCAGCGATTCGCTTCGCGATTCCGGATTACCACGAACGGCGGCCAGTGTATCTCCTGCGGCAACTGCAGTACGTACTGCGAGATGGGCATCGACGTACGGAGTTATGCGCAGCGTGGAGAAGATATCCGCCGGGCCTCGTGCGTCGGCTGTGGCGTCTGTGCCACGGTCTGTCCGCGCGGGGTGCTGAAGCTGGAGAATCGCTGA
- a CDS encoding peptidase S10: MQPPVTTRHEITIGGQRVQYDATAGHLSLTQEDGTERARIFFIAYTRTGTTDPATRPLTFSFNGGPGSSSVWLHMGVLGPRRVLLKDDGNALPPPGKLVDNDQSWLDMTDLVFIDPVSTGYSRAAVGDKAKDFHGYNQDIESVGDFIRRYVSEYKRWASPKYLIGESYGTTRASGLSAHLQQRYGMFLNGVILVSAVLNFQTLDFAEGNDLPPNLFLPSYTAAAWYHKKLGADLQAKPLADVLNEVRAFATGDYTVALMKGDALQGTERTAVVEKLARYTGLSTQYIEATDLRVVIYRFCQELLRSSGRVIGRFDGRYTNPQVNPLSEYMENDPSYAPAVQGSYSTLVNDYLSRELNVRTNLPYEVLTGRVHPWDYSNAQNEYLNVAPRLRDAIVMNPDLRIWVLNGYYDLATPFFATEHTFRHLGLPSSLRPNIDMTYYEGGHMMYLIKSELVKMKEDAKKFYR, translated from the coding sequence ATCCAGCCGCCCGTCACGACGCGGCACGAGATCACCATCGGCGGTCAGCGCGTGCAGTACGATGCCACTGCAGGCCATCTGTCGTTGACGCAGGAAGACGGTACCGAGCGCGCCCGCATCTTCTTCATCGCCTATACCAGGACGGGAACCACGGATCCCGCCACGCGCCCACTCACGTTCTCGTTCAACGGTGGCCCCGGCTCGTCGAGCGTATGGCTCCATATGGGCGTTCTCGGCCCTCGCCGCGTCCTGCTCAAGGACGACGGCAATGCCCTGCCCCCGCCGGGCAAGCTCGTCGACAACGACCAGTCATGGCTGGACATGACGGACCTCGTCTTCATCGATCCCGTCAGCACGGGGTATTCCCGCGCCGCGGTCGGAGACAAGGCGAAGGACTTCCATGGATACAATCAGGACATCGAATCGGTCGGCGATTTCATCCGCCGCTACGTTTCGGAATACAAGCGCTGGGCTTCTCCGAAGTATCTCATCGGCGAGAGCTACGGCACGACGCGCGCATCGGGATTGTCGGCACATCTGCAGCAGCGATACGGCATGTTCCTTAACGGTGTCATTCTTGTCAGTGCCGTGCTGAACTTCCAGACGCTGGACTTCGCCGAAGGCAACGACCTGCCGCCCAATCTCTTCCTGCCCAGCTACACCGCTGCCGCATGGTATCACAAGAAGCTCGGCGCCGATCTCCAGGCGAAGCCGCTCGCCGACGTCCTCAACGAAGTACGTGCATTCGCCACGGGAGACTACACCGTGGCCCTGATGAAGGGTGATGCCCTGCAGGGTACGGAACGCACTGCCGTCGTCGAGAAACTCGCGCGCTATACCGGGCTGTCGACGCAGTACATCGAGGCAACCGACCTCCGCGTCGTGATCTACCGCTTCTGTCAGGAACTCCTTCGCTCGAGCGGCCGCGTCATCGGAAGATTCGACGGACGGTATACGAATCCGCAGGTGAATCCCCTGAGCGAGTACATGGAAAACGATCCGAGCTACGCTCCTGCTGTACAGGGTTCGTATTCGACGCTCGTGAACGACTATCTCTCGCGTGAGCTGAACGTGCGTACGAATCTTCCCTACGAAGTCCTCACAGGCCGCGTCCATCCCTGGGACTATTCGAACGCCCAGAACGAGTATCTCAACGTGGCTCCCCGACTTCGCGACGCCATCGTCATGAATCCCGACCTGCGGATATGGGTGCTCAACGGCTACTACGATCTCGCCACACCGTTCTTCGCCACGGAACATACCTTCCGTCATCTCGGCCTGCCGTCGTCACTGCGTCCCAACATCGACATGACGTACTACGAGGGCGGTCACATGATGTATCTCATCAAGTCCGAACTGGTCAAGATGAAAGAGGACGCGAAGAAGTTCTACCGGTAA